In Propionispora hippei DSM 15287, the genomic window CATTATGAAGCCTTCTACCGGTGAGATATTGGCTATAGCTTCAAGACCGAAATTCGATCCCACACAGATTGAAAATTATTTGACCATGAAAACAGCTCCCTTTTTAAACAGAGCTCTATCTGCCTACCAACCGGGGTCGATTTTTAAATTAGTCGTAGCGGCAGCAGCCTTGGAAAACAAAGTAGTCCGTCCGGACGATACTTTTTTTGATCCGGGATATGTTGATGTAAGTAACCGGCGATTCTATGGCTGGGATTATGAACAGGGAGGACGCGGTAAGATAACTTTTACCGATGCCATGGCGTACTCCAGCAATCCTACCTTTATCACTGTGGGGCTGAAATTAGGCTCGGATAAATTAATTTCTTTTGCCAGGCAATTAGGCTTTGGCAAACATACGCAGCTTGCTTTTTATGGTGAGGCTGATGGAAATTTACCCGATAGTAGTCAGCCTATCTATCCGGGAGAATTGGCCAATCTAGCGATCGGGCAGGGAACTTTTGAGGCCACTCCCCTACAATTTGCCTGTTTAGTCTCGACCATTCTTAATGACGGGGTCAAGGTTGAGCCCTATTTAGTCAGTAGATTGGTCGATTCCAGAGGACGGAGCATTAAGAGTTTTTCACCTACGCCAGGTGTCCGCGTTTTTTCTCATCAAACTGCCGAAGATATGAAGAAGATGATGGCTGCCGTTACCCGGTACGGTACAGGTGAAGAGGCTTATGTACCGGGAGTGGGTTCGGCGGGTAAAACCGGTTCGGCGGAGACTGGCCGTATGCAGCAGGGAAAGAGTGTGAATCACGCATGGTTTGCCGGGTATGCACCCTTGGAAAAACCACAGTACGCGGCAGTTGTCTTTGTGGAAGAAGGGCACTCCGGTGGCGATGTGGCGGCCCCTATTTTTCGCGAAATCTTTACCGAAGTAGTCGCAAATACGTTGAGTGATGACAAATAGACAGATCTGTTGATTTTTTATTCAAAAAATTCTTTGCTATATAGGCAAATAAACAAAATCATGGTAAAATAATAAAGTTAATAATCTCAGGGTGTGATAATGTGGCTGAAAAAGAGTCTTGTGTACTGGTGCTCAATGGTCCTAATTTGAATTTATTGGGAAAACGGGAGCCTGAAGTTTACGGCAAGTTGACATTAGCGGATATTAACCGGTTAGTTGCAGAAAAGGCGGCTAGCCTGGGACTCACTGTCGATTTTGAACAAACTAACCATGAAGGCGTGCTGGTAGATAGGATTCAACAAGCTGTCGGTCACTATTTCTGTATTATCTTGAATGCCGCCGCGTATACCCATTATAGTATTGCTATCCGCGATGCCATTGCTGCCGTGACCGTTCCGGTTATTGAGATTCATTTATCCAATATTTACAAACGGGAAGAATTCCGGCATCATTCTGTCATTTCTGCGGTAACTTATGGTCAAATCAGCGGGTTCGGAGCCGATAGCTATCTTCTAGCATTAGAAGGCGCCGCCAGAATGATCCATGGAGGAAAATAAATGGGGTACAGGCTGGAACAGATTAGAAAGACTCTAAGTCAAAGTGGGTTGGATGGGATACTCATAACCAAACCGGAGAATCGGCGATATGTTAGCGGTTTCACGGGTTCAGCAGGGTTGGTACTTATTTCTCAGAACTCGGCGAAATTGTTTACAGACTTTCGCTATACAGAGCAAGCGACGAAACAAGCTGTCGACTATGAAGTCATTCGCCATGGAGCAACGCAGGAGACTAATCTGCAGGTAATGTTAGCTAAGACAGTTGAAGAAGAGCAGCTCCGGAAGATCGGATTTGAAAGTGATTTTGTAACATTTCAAGCGTATACCACACTCAAGAAGAATTTGCCTCACTGTACATTGGAGCCCATAGAGCTTGATCATTTGCGCATGGTTAAGGATGAGGCGGAAATTCGTTTGATTCAAAAGGCAGTCGATATTGCCGATGCCGCCTTTACTCATATTTTGTCCTTTTTAAAACCGGGGATTACCGAATATGAAGTTGCACTGGAAATTGAGCATAAAATGCGTCAATTAGGAGCAGAAAAACCGGCTTTCGATACGATTGTCGCATCAGGAATTCGCGGCTCTTTACCTCACGCCATGCCTTTGCCAAATAAAATGCTTACCTATGGTGAATTTGTTACCATGGATTTTGGTGCGGTTTATCAGGGCTATAGTTCAGATATAACCAGAACGGTTGTTTTGGGAAAGGCAAATACCAAGCAGCAAGAGTTATATAATCTTGTATTAAAGGCTCAGTTGGCGGGGGTGCAGGCTGTTTCTCCCGGCAAAGTCTGCAGTGAAGTTGATTATGCAGCCAGAGGCATCATTGAACAGGCTGGCTATGGTGAGTTTTTCGGACATGGCTTGGGACATGGCGTAGGCCTTGCCATTCATGAAGAACCTAGACTTTCACCGTCTAATGAAACAATGGAGCTTGTTTCGGGTATGGTTGTAACGGTTGAACCGGGCGTTTATCTGCCTGATTGGGGTGGACTTCGCATTGAAGATACGGTGCTGGTAAGTGCTGAAGGCAGCAAAGTATTAACTGCCAGTAGCAAACTATTAATAGAATTAGAGTAATATACAGTATTGTTGGAGGTTATGTGGAATGATTTCATCGAGTGATTTTCGTACAGGGGTAACGATCGAGATTGACAATTCAGTTTGGCAGGTTGTGGATTTTCAGCATGTTAAGCCGGGAAAAGGAGCTGCGTTCGTTCGGGCAAAACTGAAAAATGTCAAGACAGGCGCAGTGGTGGAAAGAACTTTTAATCCCAGTGAAAAACTGCCGAAGGCTCATATTGATCGACGCGATATGCAATACCTCTACGAAAGCGATGGCTCTTATAATCTGATGGATAATGAGACCTTTGAGCAAATTGCTTTACCAGCCGAACAATTAGGTGATGCAACCAAATACTTAAAGGAAAATATGAATATTGGAGTTATGTTTTTCCAGGGAATTGTCATTGGCGTTGACTTACCGACTTCTGTAGAGTTAACGGTTGTTGAAACAGATCCTGGTATCCGTGGCGATACCGCTACCGGTGGTACGAAGCCAGCTACGATGGAAACAGGCTGTGTTGTTAAGGTTCCATTGTTTATTAACGTAGGGGAAGTACTGCGGATTGATACGCGAACCGGCGAATATATTGAGAGAGCATAATGATTTCAGAATCCGTTGCCAGCAGGCAACGGATTTTTATTTTAGGTACATTCATTTTTTTTGCTATATTGGACACACTATTTTCAGGCATAAAAGTAAGAAATCACTGATTTCACAGCTAGTGCTTCAGTCAGTTGAATTATGGAAAGTAGCGCCGGGAATAGTTGGTGTCAGGTAAGGCGGATGAGTCGCGTACATCGGATGATAATGTCAGCCGATGACAACCAAGGCTGACGGGCAAAAGGCCGGCGATACATTT contains:
- a CDS encoding peptidoglycan D,D-transpeptidase FtsI family protein, translated to MALYVSRIHKIAWAILFIGTLLIARLVYLQVLESPKLAIEGLSGRVAEVSLGPERGDIFDRNGALLTNTVQTFCIIIFPAQVVDPYEAASQLVAFSGIDKNEMIKKIRQAQRPFKLQANITEKVAEAVNQLQIPGVLAVAEKSRYSYNSLAVHTTGYINVADNQGVSGIERMYDDILRGEQTEHVAALVDAGQQIIPGLGYTRLKLGNNLGPGNIILTIDSRIQKIVENIMDKHEIKGAVVIMKPSTGEILAIASRPKFDPTQIENYLTMKTAPFLNRALSAYQPGSIFKLVVAAAALENKVVRPDDTFFDPGYVDVSNRRFYGWDYEQGGRGKITFTDAMAYSSNPTFITVGLKLGSDKLISFARQLGFGKHTQLAFYGEADGNLPDSSQPIYPGELANLAIGQGTFEATPLQFACLVSTILNDGVKVEPYLVSRLVDSRGRSIKSFSPTPGVRVFSHQTAEDMKKMMAAVTRYGTGEEAYVPGVGSAGKTGSAETGRMQQGKSVNHAWFAGYAPLEKPQYAAVVFVEEGHSGGDVAAPIFREIFTEVVANTLSDDK
- the aroQ gene encoding type II 3-dehydroquinate dehydratase; translated protein: MAEKESCVLVLNGPNLNLLGKREPEVYGKLTLADINRLVAEKAASLGLTVDFEQTNHEGVLVDRIQQAVGHYFCIILNAAAYTHYSIAIRDAIAAVTVPVIEIHLSNIYKREEFRHHSVISAVTYGQISGFGADSYLLALEGAARMIHGGK
- a CDS encoding M24 family metallopeptidase, coding for MGYRLEQIRKTLSQSGLDGILITKPENRRYVSGFTGSAGLVLISQNSAKLFTDFRYTEQATKQAVDYEVIRHGATQETNLQVMLAKTVEEEQLRKIGFESDFVTFQAYTTLKKNLPHCTLEPIELDHLRMVKDEAEIRLIQKAVDIADAAFTHILSFLKPGITEYEVALEIEHKMRQLGAEKPAFDTIVASGIRGSLPHAMPLPNKMLTYGEFVTMDFGAVYQGYSSDITRTVVLGKANTKQQELYNLVLKAQLAGVQAVSPGKVCSEVDYAARGIIEQAGYGEFFGHGLGHGVGLAIHEEPRLSPSNETMELVSGMVVTVEPGVYLPDWGGLRIEDTVLVSAEGSKVLTASSKLLIELE
- the efp gene encoding elongation factor P, coding for MISSSDFRTGVTIEIDNSVWQVVDFQHVKPGKGAAFVRAKLKNVKTGAVVERTFNPSEKLPKAHIDRRDMQYLYESDGSYNLMDNETFEQIALPAEQLGDATKYLKENMNIGVMFFQGIVIGVDLPTSVELTVVETDPGIRGDTATGGTKPATMETGCVVKVPLFINVGEVLRIDTRTGEYIERA